Genomic DNA from Paenibacillus sp. MBLB1832:
GCCTCAAGCTGAGCTTCTGTCAAGCCTTCCAACGGATTCAGCACAAGTGTGTTCACATTCGCATCCTTAGCTAACGTTTTGGCTAATTTATCGGAAACCAGTTCTTCAAAAAAAATATATTTCAATTGATGATCCTTAATAAAAGCATTAATTTTCTTCAAATCCTGTGACGTAGGCTCTGCATCAGGAGAAAGACCCATGATCGACATTTGTGTCAAACCGTAATCTTTACACAAATAGGCAAAAGCATGATGAGAGACGGCAATTTCCTTTTTGGAAGTTTGCGCTAGCGCGGTTGTGTAGCGCCCATCTAATTCTGTTAGTTGAGACGCGTAATTTTGATAGTTTTGCTCATAGACATCTTTGTGAGCTGGGTCTGCTTTTACAAGTGCTGTTTTAATATTATTAGCCATTTGTCGCGCATTTAACGGGCTAAGCCATGCATGTGGATCAAATTCTTCCTTTTTCTCGTCAGTATAGATGAAATTTACACCTTTACTCGCCTCAACCACATCAACAGTTGATTGTTTTGATAAACTTCCCAGAAAATCTTTCACCCAACCCTCGAAACCTGCACCTTGATAGACAAAAACCTGGGCACCCGTCATATTTTTGATATCACGGCTTTTGGGAGACCAGTCATGCGGCTCAACGCCTGCTGGAACAAGGTTAATGACATTGACATAGTCCCCGCCAATTTTTTTTGTAAAATCATATAACGGATAAAAGCTAGTGACAACATTCACTTTACCTTCAACTAAACCTGCCTTCGTTTTCCTACAACCTGAGATACATAAAGCAATAACTATCATTAATCCTATGTAGGCTAAATGCTTAGCATGTCTTCTTAACACGAAATCACCTGCTCTAAATCGTAATTTTTTTTATTAACGTTTTTGATTATACGAGGTCGTTATAATGAAGTCAATATACCTTGCCATGAAAGTCAAAAAAGCCTGCTGCCTCGTTCACAGCACGGCCATTTCTCATGTTTAGCTTCCTACTCCCCGGAATCCCCCGCCTTCTCCTCTTCACCCGAATCATCGGATTGATCAGATCCTTCAGAACCGTCAGAAGCGTTTGAGCCTTTTGAGTCTTTGTCGGAACTTTTGGATTCCTCTTTATTCTGTTTACCTTTTGCGTCTTTCGCAGGTTTGTCACTTTCTTCTTTTAACTTCTTATAACGCTCTTCCGACTCTTTAATCAGTTTAGCGTTTTGTTCCCTTTGATATTGAATAACCTCATTGAACATCTGATATTGTTTTTTTAATTCTTGATCAATGACGCTCGCTTTGTCAGCACTTTGTTCTTGCGACTTCGTATCTTTCTTCTCTTCTTTCTTTTTCGAGTCACCGCCGAATAGCGAGCAAGCTGTTACCAGAATGAGCATGATCAAAATCGTGATCGCTTTAATGAAACGTTGAATACGCATGTCATTCACTCCGTGGTTAGTTTCCTCTAGTTTGCCCTTTGTCGGGGAAAATACCCGAAACAAAAACAGACCCCGTCCCTGCAAGCAGGACGGGGTCATGGTTATTTAACGATCGCGCCGTTCGGCATAGCATCTGGAACGGTTGCGAGCGTAAGCTGATCGCCATGTGAAGCGGCGAGAATCATGCCTTGCGACAGCTCGCCGCGCAGCTTGGCGGGCTTCAAGTTGGTGACGCAAATCACTTTGCGTCCAACAAGCTCATCGGGCGTATAAAACTTCGCGATGCCCGATACAACTTGACGCTGCTCATAGCCTAGATCGAGCTGCAATTTCAAGAGCTTATCGGCGCCTTTCACAGGCTCAGCCGATCGCACTTGTGCCACACGCAGCTCCACTTTAGCGAAATCGTCAATGCCGATTTCTTCTTTTGTTTCCGGCGTAGGCACGGCACTTTCCGTCGCAGCAGCAGGTGCTGCTGCGGCTGTAGTTTCTTCGGCGTTAGCAGCGCCGCCGCCCATCGCTTCAACGATATAGGCAACCTCAGCCGCTACATCGAGTCTTGGGAACATCGGTTCACCTTTTTGCACAACAGTGCCTGCCTGCAGGTGACCGAAGGATTGCACGCTTTCCCACGCGGTTAGACGCGGCAAGTCTTCAGCAGCAATACCTAGCTGCGACCAGATCAGACCTGGTGTCTTCGTCAAGAAAGGACGAAGCAACACAGATGAGATGCGCTGAGATTCTGCCAGCACATACATGACGGAGCCGAGCGTATCGCGCTTCGCTTCATCTTTCACCATCGACCAAGGCTGTGTCTCGTCGATGTATTTATTCGTACGGCTAATAAGCTGCCATACCGCGGAAAGCGCAATAGAGAACTCCATTTTCTCCATCGCTTCTTCATATCTCTCAACCGTTGAACGTACTGTTTCCAACAGACTTTCATCAAATTCCGTAGCCCCTGGCACATAGGCTGGAATTCGGCCTGCAAAATACTTGTCAATCATGACAATCGTTCGATTTAACAAGTTACCTAAATCGTTCGCTAGATCATGATTTACGCGCTCAACAAAGCTTTCAGGCGTAAATGTACCATCCGCCCCAAAAGGAACTTCGCGCATCAAATAATAGCGGAGCGCATCCAACCCATAACGATCAATAAGCGTTACTGGATCGACCACATTTCCTTTTGACTTTGACATCTTGCCATCTTTCATCAGCAGCCAACCATGAGCGAACACCTTTTTAGGTAATGGTAAATCAAGCGCCATCAACATAATTGGCCAATAGATTGTATGGAAACGAACAATTTCTTTACTCATCAAGTGGACATCAGCTGGCCAGTAGGTCTTAAAGATCGACTCATCATCAGACGCATAGCCAAGTGCAGTAATATAATTCGATAACGCATCGATCCAAACATAAATAACATGTTTAGGATCCCCAGGCACCTTAATTCCCCAGTCAAAAGTCGTACGGGAGACAGCCAGATCCTCAAGTCCCGGCTTGATGAAATTGTTCAACATCTCATTCTTACGCGACTCAGGCTGAATGAACTCTGGGTTCTCTTCGTAGTACTGGACCAATCGATCCGCGTACTTGCTCATCCGGAAAAAATACGTTTGCTCTTTCATTTTCTCAACGGGGCGTCCACAGTCAGGGCATTTCCCATCAACAAGCTTACTTTCAAGGAAGAAGGATTCATCTGGAATACAGTACCAGCCTTCATACTCCCCTAAATAAATATCACCTTGATCCAATAAACGTTGAAAAATTTTAGAAACCGCAATCTTATGACGATCTTCTGTTGTACGAATAAAGTCATCATACGAAATATCCAGTTTGGCCCACAGTTCCTTAATATCAGTGACAATATTATCGACAAAAGCCTGCGGAGTCGTTCCTTTCTCTTGCGCTTTGCGTTCGATCTTTTGTCCGTGTTCATCAGTACCCGTTAAATATCGTACATCGTAGCCACGCAGTCGCTTATAGCGAGCCATGGCATCCCCAGCAACGGTTGAGTAAGCATGCCCGATATGCAGCTTATCGCTAGGGTAATAAATTGGGGTTGTAATATAAAACGTCTTGGATTGGTCAGACATCATCGTTCCTCCATTAATCAATTATAGAAAACGCAAAAAACCCTCATCCATCTTGGGACGAGAGCTGAACTCACGCGGTACCACCCAGGTTCCCCCGCCTTTCACAAGCTCGGGGCTCAGTAAGTCTATGACGACTTGCCCATTAACGCTGGGACACGAGATCAACTCACTCTCAGATGATCTTGTGCGAACGAGACGCATCACAAATCAACTAAGCAGCTTGTAAACCTATTCTCCAGGACCATATTCCAGACATCTTCCTATACCGGCTTTCACCTAGTCCGGCTCTCTGTTCATAGGCTTCCGAATGTACTTATCCGTTCATCGAAATCAACCATATTTAGCTATCTTTAAGCACAATATATCGAAAAAAACGACCCCATGTCAAGTTGGCAAATTCATTAGAATTAATTTTCCATCTTGGCAGGTACATGATCTACACCACCAGGATGAAAAGGGTGACATTTACAGATCCGCTTGACCGATAACCAGGAACCTTTTAAAGGGCCATGTATCTCAAGTGCCTCTAACGCATATTGCGAACAAGTCGGGTAAAAACGGCATGTCGGGGGTTTCAGAGGAGAAATAAACTTTCTATAAAAGTGGATGGGTACTTGAAGCGCCCTTTTCATCAGTAATCACCCTAACCTCAAACAAGATCAACTTACTGGTACTCCACTTTATCTTGCATGAAAATGAGTAGCAGGTCAAATACTGGGCAAACTGCCACTCAAATCCGATAACATTTTAAGAACCTAGAATATTGATGAATGGATACAAACTTTTTCAAAGTGGATCTTCCAGTTTTATCGAAGATATGTATGATGTATTTCACAAGTTCTGTGGGTATTGGTGACAAGTTGTGAGTTTGCGTTATAATGTTGGATGGAGCATTTTATTAGCTTGAGAGTGGCTTCAGGTTCGCAATTGAAAGTTGATAATAGGAGTTTATCGGATGACGACATTTCTTAAAGCATTGAAACATTTACCTACACGTATCATGATTGTGGTGCTTCCTTTTTTGCTCATGTGTATGGTTGAGTACTTAGAAAGAGGCTCCTACAAAGATTTTCATCAGTGGTACACGGATCATCCGAACGCGATGCTTTTGGCCTTTTTCGTTGTTGCCGCGCTTTACTGGTTGCTAATTGCAATAATTGGCGGGACGCGAATCGCATTTTGGATCGTAAGTGCGGTATTGTTGCCACTCGGAGCAATCAGCGGCAGTAAATTAAAGGCAATTGGTTCACCGTATTACCCGTGGGATCTTTATTTTCATAATCAGCTTATGGAGTATAAAAAATTTTTGAATGGCTATTTATCGAAAAATATTATAATAAGCGTTCTCCTGTTCCTCATTCTCGTATCTTGTCTTTTTTATGTACTTTTGCGCAAACGGAGCGTACGTTTTCATTGGATTGAGCGTAGTGTCTATGGTGTAATTGCGATTGTGGTGGCGACGAGTCTGTATTGGGATAAGCCCATTTCTTTCACTAAATTGTATGGCATGTACACGGTTCCGTGGGACCAGACGATTACCTATGATGACAACGGGTTCCTTTATTCGTCAGTTCAGATGCTAAACTTTTTGGATGTGGCCAAGCCTAAGGACTATAGCAAAAAAACGATTACAGAGCTGATCAATCAGATTCCTGAGAGCACTGCAACCAGTGAGAAACAACCGAATATTATTGTTATGCTAGGAGAATCGTTTTTTGATCCGACGCAAATGAAAAACGTAACGTTTAGTCGTGACCCTATCCCTCATTTGCATGAATTACAGAAGAAATTCACGAGCGGTAAAATGCTTTCCCCCCAATTTGGCGGCAGCACGGCTAATGTAGAGTTTGAAGTTTTGTCGGGGAATTCGATGCGGTTTTTCGGAAAATCTCCAGATAAAATCATTCCTTATATCGAATACATGAATCATGGCGTTGATTCTTTGGCCAGTATTACAACGAGACAAGGCTACACCGCGACAGCGATTAATCCGTTCTTTAGTTACTTTTTTGATAGTCGAAAGGTGTATAAGCATTTTGGTTTTTCGAGGTTCATCTCGAGTGAATATTTTCCGAATGACTTTTCGGGACCCAATTATGCCGATCATGCGGTTGTTAATAAAATTATTGAGGCAACGGAAAAGAGCTCTGGTCCTGATTTTATTTTCGCCAATACGATGGAGAATCACCATCCCTATGGACCTAACAAGTTCAGCAAGAATACGATCCAGGTTACTGGTGATATAACGGCTGAGTCCAAGAGCATTTTAGAGACTTATGCGCAAGGCATTACCGCAACAGATCAGGCGCTCCAATCACTCGTTGACTATTATTCTAAGGAGTCGGAGCCTACGATTCTTTTATTTTTCGGCGACCATTTCCCGTTTTTTGAGGAAGATTATAAAGTATATCGCGATGCGAAGTATGTGTTACCGAATGATCCGGATTTATATACGAAGACGCATTTAACACCCTTTCTAATTTGGAACAACTTTTTGCCAGCAGATCAAGAAAAGTTGAATTTAACCTCCAGCCCTTCTTTCTTAGGACCGATCCTGCTTCATATGGCTGGTGTTAAAGGCAGCTATTACACCGATTATCTGTATGAATTATCGAAGAAAATTCCAGTTATTCCGCCACAAGAGATGTGGTCGAAGTATAACATTCAAGAAAGTGACTTGATTGGGTATGAGAACATGCAGTATGATAACTTGTTTGGCAAGCGGTATGGTTATGAGGATAAGGGATACAAGGATACGATCGTTCAACCTTCCTATGTACTGGGTTATGGAGATCCTGTTATTTCAAATATCACCATTGCCGATCATAAAATGCTGGTTACTGGCTCGCCTTTCTTCTCTTCCTGTAATGTGTATATTGACGGAAATGAAGTGAAGTCGAATTTCGACGGCAAGGATACGTTATATGTTGATTTAACTACAATACCAACGCTGGAGACTGGCAAACAGCATGGAGTCGAGGTTCGCGTTTACGATGACAAAAAGATGAAAATCGGGCAGTCGAATCTTTACCTGATGCCTGCGTCATGACGAAAGCCCCCTATGAATAGGATGAAATATCCTACGCTTAGGGGGCTTTCGTGTGGTGTCAAATGTTCCACCAGCTCATGTGCATTTTTTTACGACGATTACGTCAGAAACTCTCTCTCATCATCATTTATTACGGCTGTATACGTTCAGTGTGAACGGCACTTCCTATGATGGGCATGTCCATCAATATCAGGGCATTTCAGGTATCAAGTATGGGCATTATCATGCGTATTACGGCGTTACAGGCCCACCAATCGCGCTAGCGAATGGCGAGCATTTTCATATGCTGGACGGGATTGTCGACCTCAATTTATATAATACGAGTAGACGCGGCACATTAATGAAATCGGCTAAATTGGAAGGAATCATCCTTGAGCTTCATCAACATTTGTATCAAGGCTATACGTCCGTTGGGTTCGGTTATGAGCCTTGGTAAGGTTAGAGACTCTCGATCCGAATGGACCACTCGAATGTGAATACAGCACCTGGATCAAGTCCTTGCGCACCTGACATTTCTGGTGCAAAGCTTTCATTGAATACGTTCATAATGCTGGTGTAAGGCTCTAGTGACACCGCATTCGCCCATGGCGCCGTAAATAGCACATGGATCGGGAACTGATCACCCATGTCAAAAATAAGCTTTGTGCCGCGAGCTTCATACGCTACCTCGCACACCTGCGGGCCAGGCGCGATGCTAAGCATCTGCGAACCCCCAGGATACCCAGGCAGCTCGCTCACAACCGCGCCGCGCTGTAGAGCCGCTGTGAGCGGCGAAGGCGCTGGCCCCGCTGCTGCGAAGCCTCCCGCGGTAAGCGGCCATTCCGCCTCAGCAGGAATGGTCACTCGCACGCGGCTGGCTTCGCCTTCCGTAAAAGCGAAGTACGGGTGAAATCCAAGCGAGAGCGGCATCGTATCGCCGCCTCGATTGGTAATTTCACCGCTGAGTGACAGCGTACCTTCCTTCAGACGGTACGTGAAGCGAAAGCATGCGGCGTGCGGGAAATACGCCAGCATGTCCGGGGTCTCCGCGATGTCGAACTCCGCGGAGACATACGCCCCGCCAGCCGCGTCCGCGCCGCTGGCGATCACGTTCCACGGCCGCTCGCGCAGCTGGCCGTGGGCATGGTCCGGCTCCCGATTCGCAGGGAGCTGGTACTTGCGGCCGTCGAAGGTGAAGGCGGCCTCTTTGACGCGCCCCGGCGGGAACAGAATGGGCACGCCGTAGCGCGAAGAATTGACGCGAAGCTCCGCCAAGGCGGCTGGCTTCGCGATATAGCCCTTGTTCCGCACATCAAAGCGGAACAGATGGAATCCGACGGCCGGTATAACTTCGGCCACGGCTTCATTGTGATGGTCAACGAGTTGAAGTGTTGACTCCCCTTCCCACTCACTATGTACAATTTCATATTGACTCATGGTTATGTCCTCCTTCGTGCCCTGCAGGTGCACGTCCCATACGCTGGATGGCACTTCGTGTTTGATAATAGTTATAAATCATAATGAGACCAAGCACAAGAATAAAACTAGTGACTACACTACCCTCGGCCCCGAATCTACCGCCAGAGATGAGATCAGCTCCTTGCGTGGTTGTCTTAATCAGAGAAGACATCTCAATGCCAGAAACATCAAAACCAAACACACAGCCCTGCATGAAATTCCAGGCGAAGTGAAGTCCCACAGGCATCCACAAACTGTCTGTAAACTCTCGGCTTAGCCCCAGTAAAAGTCCTGCCAATACGAGGTTGATGAACGGAATGGGAGAGCTCCACATCCCGGGATTAAAGCTATGCAAGAATGCAAATATCAACGTCGAGACGGTGACCGCCGTTTTTACACCATACTGATGCTTTAGAAGACCTTGTAGATAACCGCGTGCAAATAACTCTTCATTCAACGCTACACCAATAAAAAGTAGGAGACCTGCTCCGATTTCATATGCCGTTGATGAACTCCAATGAGTTTCCACGATTAGAATTCCGCCAAACAACCAAATACAGATGCCGCTTAACGTAATCAGCCCAGCTCCCCAGGCTAATCCCTCTCCACCCTTGCGTAGAAAGCCCCGACTTCCGAATCCTAGCTTCCACCCTTTTTTACGCTCAAACACATAAAAAGACAGCAAGACTCCGCTTATAAATCCGACGATCTGCGCCCATAAGGCTGCTTTCATAAAAAATGGATCTTTGGATATCGCATTCATACTCTCGATCAAATCGGGCTGCATGCGAACAGCGGCAACCGCCGCTGCAATCGATAAAATAACCGTGATGATGACTATAAAAATAAGCGTTATGATAATTTTCCCTATTAGTTTTAATATAGCTTTCCATTTCCTGTGTTTCTTCTCGATAACGTATCACTCCTTTCTTCCTACATGTTTTCGAGGCATCCCTCCTAATTCCTCCCAGTTGTTCGCAATAACCCTCTTGTGCAATCGATTACACCATGCCAAAATAAAACTATTCTTACTTACATGGTTGGAGGATAGCATGCTCTTTGTTCTTATTGCTCTTTGGAGCATCTCCATTGGTCTTCTGATCGTAGATCCTCGTTCTCGTACGATGCGCTGGATGAGTGCCGTCGCATTTACAGGTGGATCAGGCGCGCTTGCGGCCGTCATTTCAGCCTACCTATTACCTTACTTCCAACAGACTGCCCCCCATTCCTCGGTCGTCACACTGACGTATCGATGGATGAGCGTTAGTTCATTGCTTTCCTATTACGGATTGCCTTACTCGTTCGGCATGCTGGCCTTAGCGTATCAAACCCATTGGCAAAAGCCTTTTGTCCGCACCTGGCTGCCCTTATTTATGCTTGTTCCACCAATCCTTTGCTTACTCTTCACGCATGGGTATACAGAGGAAATGCCAATCGACTTCCCCGTTGTCACGGCTTGGGCTTTTCCTTATATTGCAGTCGGTGCGCTTCTGATTATGCTAAAAAGAGAGCAATTACCTGCCATGAAACGAACGCATTTGTTTACTTGTCTAGCGCTGCTTCCACCCATTCTCTCTGTGGGGGTCCTTAATTACGTCATGCCCAGCTTTGGCTTCTATCGCTTATGGGTTTATCATGTATGGATTTTAGCGTTTGTTGTACCTTTTTTTATTTTTACGTTTTTCAAATATGGGTTCCTCGGAATTCGCTTGCTCATTGAACGACGAAAACTAGATTCCACGCTGCGCGCCATCACATCAGGCACCGCCATCCTTAATCATGCGATTAAGAATGATGTAGGTAAAATGCGCTTGTTCTTGGAGAAAATGCACCAACACGCCATAGAAACTGGACAAAACGAACTTGTTCAGGACATTCAAGTTGTCATGAAAGCATCCAGTCATATCCGTGAAATGATTAGCCGCGTCCATGAACAGACTCAGGAACTGCCGCTGCGCTTCACTCAGATCGACATGATTCAGCTCATCCATGATGTGCTTGACTCACTCAGATCACATTTAGGTGCTATTCGCGTTCAATTGCAGCTTCCGGACCAACTTAATCTCCGCATAGATCACATTCAAGTCACGGAAACATTGACAAACATTTTAATGAATGCGATTGAAGCGATGGGGAGTCAAGGCGAGTTGACGATCTCCGCAATTCCTAATAAAAAGAATGTCGTTATTCTGATTACAGATACGGGGGCAGGTATGGACAAATCCGTACTGAAACAAGCGGTTGAGCCATTCTTTACCACCAAAGGCGGACAGCGGAACAACTTTGGACTTGGCCTTGCGTATTGTTATAGCGTGATGAAAAAGCACAAAGGCAGCCTGGAAATAAGCAGTGAATGGGGCGTTGGTACACGCGTTTATCTAACTTTTCCAAGTCAGCTTAAGTAATTGTCATATCGATTGAGAGGAGATTACAGGATGGAACCGATTCGCGTCCTTATTGTTGAAGATGATCCTGACTGGCTGCGAGGTCTTACGGATTATTTGCATCGCCAAGGTGATATGAACGTTGTCGCATGCCGCTCAACCGCCGAAACGGCGAGAGCCCTATTGACCACCGACGAAGCGCTGGCAGATGTCGTTCTCATGGATATTATGCTGCAAAATGAACCGATGGGCATTGAACTCGCGGAGCTTGCTTTTACGATGTGGGGAGCGAAAGTCATCATGTTAACGTCCATGGAGACGAAGGATTTCATCTTCCGTTCTTTCCAGGCTGGCGCCATCGATTACCAGATCAAATCACAATTCGAAGAGATTCCTGGCATTATTCGGGCTGCTCATGCGCGGCAATCTGCCATCAATGCAGCTGTCGCCGAACAGATGCGAGAGGAGTTTCGAAGACTCAAAAAATTGGAGCTTCAATTCAAAATTAAAGAAGTTCGTGACCTCATCACGCCTACCGAGCTGCAGGTGTTGGATTTGATTGATCAAGGTCACACACAAACGGAAATCGCGAACTCTTTCTATATTTCGTTGCGGAC
This window encodes:
- a CDS encoding response regulator transcription factor; this encodes MEPIRVLIVEDDPDWLRGLTDYLHRQGDMNVVACRSTAETARALLTTDEALADVVLMDIMLQNEPMGIELAELAFTMWGAKVIMLTSMETKDFIFRSFQAGAIDYQIKSQFEEIPGIIRAAHARQSAINAAVAEQMREEFRRLKKLELQFKIKEVRDLITPTELQVLDLIDQGHTQTEIANSFYISLRTVKIHVGHILKKLGSPSSKDAAQLLRSLGLFDRGNAQHVETIEKEKSND
- a CDS encoding CPBP family intramembrane glutamic endopeptidase — protein: MQPDLIESMNAISKDPFFMKAALWAQIVGFISGVLLSFYVFERKKGWKLGFGSRGFLRKGGEGLAWGAGLITLSGICIWLFGGILIVETHWSSSTAYEIGAGLLLFIGVALNEELFARGYLQGLLKHQYGVKTAVTVSTLIFAFLHSFNPGMWSSPIPFINLVLAGLLLGLSREFTDSLWMPVGLHFAWNFMQGCVFGFDVSGIEMSSLIKTTTQGADLISGGRFGAEGSVVTSFILVLGLIMIYNYYQTRSAIQRMGRAPAGHEGGHNHESI
- a CDS encoding sensor histidine kinase, which translates into the protein MLFVLIALWSISIGLLIVDPRSRTMRWMSAVAFTGGSGALAAVISAYLLPYFQQTAPHSSVVTLTYRWMSVSSLLSYYGLPYSFGMLALAYQTHWQKPFVRTWLPLFMLVPPILCLLFTHGYTEEMPIDFPVVTAWAFPYIAVGALLIMLKREQLPAMKRTHLFTCLALLPPILSVGVLNYVMPSFGFYRLWVYHVWILAFVVPFFIFTFFKYGFLGIRLLIERRKLDSTLRAITSGTAILNHAIKNDVGKMRLFLEKMHQHAIETGQNELVQDIQVVMKASSHIREMISRVHEQTQELPLRFTQIDMIQLIHDVLDSLRSHLGAIRVQLQLPDQLNLRIDHIQVTETLTNILMNAIEAMGSQGELTISAIPNKKNVVILITDTGAGMDKSVLKQAVEPFFTTKGGQRNNFGLGLAYCYSVMKKHKGSLEISSEWGVGTRVYLTFPSQLK
- a CDS encoding metal ABC transporter substrate-binding protein, with protein sequence MLRRHAKHLAYIGLMIVIALCISGCRKTKAGLVEGKVNVVTSFYPLYDFTKKIGGDYVNVINLVPAGVEPHDWSPKSRDIKNMTGAQVFVYQGAGFEGWVKDFLGSLSKQSTVDVVEASKGVNFIYTDEKKEEFDPHAWLSPLNARQMANNIKTALVKADPAHKDVYEQNYQNYASQLTELDGRYTTALAQTSKKEIAVSHHAFAYLCKDYGLTQMSIMGLSPDAEPTSQDLKKINAFIKDHQLKYIFFEELVSDKLAKTLAKDANVNTLVLNPLEGLTEAQLEAGEDYISIMDKNLKNLVMSLQ
- the yidD gene encoding membrane protein insertion efficiency factor YidD — translated: MKRALQVPIHFYRKFISPLKPPTCRFYPTCSQYALEALEIHGPLKGSWLSVKRICKCHPFHPGGVDHVPAKMEN
- a CDS encoding LTA synthase family protein; translated protein: MTTFLKALKHLPTRIMIVVLPFLLMCMVEYLERGSYKDFHQWYTDHPNAMLLAFFVVAALYWLLIAIIGGTRIAFWIVSAVLLPLGAISGSKLKAIGSPYYPWDLYFHNQLMEYKKFLNGYLSKNIIISVLLFLILVSCLFYVLLRKRSVRFHWIERSVYGVIAIVVATSLYWDKPISFTKLYGMYTVPWDQTITYDDNGFLYSSVQMLNFLDVAKPKDYSKKTITELINQIPESTATSEKQPNIIVMLGESFFDPTQMKNVTFSRDPIPHLHELQKKFTSGKMLSPQFGGSTANVEFEVLSGNSMRFFGKSPDKIIPYIEYMNHGVDSLASITTRQGYTATAINPFFSYFFDSRKVYKHFGFSRFISSEYFPNDFSGPNYADHAVVNKIIEATEKSSGPDFIFANTMENHHPYGPNKFSKNTIQVTGDITAESKSILETYAQGITATDQALQSLVDYYSKESEPTILLFFGDHFPFFEEDYKVYRDAKYVLPNDPDLYTKTHLTPFLIWNNFLPADQEKLNLTSSPSFLGPILLHMAGVKGSYYTDYLYELSKKIPVIPPQEMWSKYNIQESDLIGYENMQYDNLFGKRYGYEDKGYKDTIVQPSYVLGYGDPVISNITIADHKMLVTGSPFFSSCNVYIDGNEVKSNFDGKDTLYVDLTTIPTLETGKQHGVEVRVYDDKKMKIGQSNLYLMPAS
- the metG gene encoding methionine--tRNA ligase encodes the protein MSDQSKTFYITTPIYYPSDKLHIGHAYSTVAGDAMARYKRLRGYDVRYLTGTDEHGQKIERKAQEKGTTPQAFVDNIVTDIKELWAKLDISYDDFIRTTEDRHKIAVSKIFQRLLDQGDIYLGEYEGWYCIPDESFFLESKLVDGKCPDCGRPVEKMKEQTYFFRMSKYADRLVQYYEENPEFIQPESRKNEMLNNFIKPGLEDLAVSRTTFDWGIKVPGDPKHVIYVWIDALSNYITALGYASDDESIFKTYWPADVHLMSKEIVRFHTIYWPIMLMALDLPLPKKVFAHGWLLMKDGKMSKSKGNVVDPVTLIDRYGLDALRYYLMREVPFGADGTFTPESFVERVNHDLANDLGNLLNRTIVMIDKYFAGRIPAYVPGATEFDESLLETVRSTVERYEEAMEKMEFSIALSAVWQLISRTNKYIDETQPWSMVKDEAKRDTLGSVMYVLAESQRISSVLLRPFLTKTPGLIWSQLGIAAEDLPRLTAWESVQSFGHLQAGTVVQKGEPMFPRLDVAAEVAYIVEAMGGGAANAEETTAAAAPAAATESAVPTPETKEEIGIDDFAKVELRVAQVRSAEPVKGADKLLKLQLDLGYEQRQVVSGIAKFYTPDELVGRKVICVTNLKPAKLRGELSQGMILAASHGDQLTLATVPDAMPNGAIVK
- a CDS encoding aldose 1-epimerase, producing MSQYEIVHSEWEGESTLQLVDHHNEAVAEVIPAVGFHLFRFDVRNKGYIAKPAALAELRVNSSRYGVPILFPPGRVKEAAFTFDGRKYQLPANREPDHAHGQLRERPWNVIASGADAAGGAYVSAEFDIAETPDMLAYFPHAACFRFTYRLKEGTLSLSGEITNRGGDTMPLSLGFHPYFAFTEGEASRVRVTIPAEAEWPLTAGGFAAAGPAPSPLTAALQRGAVVSELPGYPGGSQMLSIAPGPQVCEVAYEARGTKLIFDMGDQFPIHVLFTAPWANAVSLEPYTSIMNVFNESFAPEMSGAQGLDPGAVFTFEWSIRIESL
- a CDS encoding YmaF family protein, which encodes MSNVPPAHVHFFTTITSETLSHHHLLRLYTFSVNGTSYDGHVHQYQGISGIKYGHYHAYYGVTGPPIALANGEHFHMLDGIVDLNLYNTSRRGTLMKSAKLEGIILELHQHLYQGYTSVGFGYEPW